In Natrinema amylolyticum, the following are encoded in one genomic region:
- a CDS encoding 30S ribosomal protein S24e, protein MDVDIISETENPMLHRTDVTFELVHEDATPSRLQVRDSLAAKLNKDADEVVIRKLDTKFGMRKTVGQAKVYETDDYAREVEQDHMLERNKIGADEEAEAEEA, encoded by the coding sequence ATGGACGTCGACATCATCTCCGAAACGGAGAACCCCATGTTGCATCGAACGGACGTGACCTTCGAACTCGTCCACGAGGACGCCACGCCCTCCCGTCTGCAGGTCCGCGACAGTCTCGCGGCGAAGCTGAACAAGGACGCCGACGAGGTCGTCATCCGCAAACTCGACACCAAGTTCGGAATGCGCAAGACCGTCGGACAGGCGAAGGTCTACGAGACCGACGACTACGCCCGCGAGGTCGAGCAAGACCACATGCTCGAGCGAAACAAGATCGGCGCTGACGAAGAGGCCGAAGCGGAGGAAGCATAA